A stretch of DNA from Acinetobacter sp. C26M:
GAAGACTCTGTTGCAGCAGTTGATGCTGAAGAGAAAGTAGAAGGCTACCGTAACTGGTTAGGTCTAATGAAAGGTGACTTACAAGAGTCAATCGAGAAGAATGGTAAAACAGTTACTCGTACTTTAAACAAAGACCGTACTGTACAGAACCTGATTGGTGGAACCACAACCTTACATGGCCGTTCATTAATGTTACTTCGTAACGTAGGTCACTTAATGACAAACCCTGCGATCCTTGTTGAAGGTGAAGAAGTGTTTGAAGGTATCATGGATGCCCTAGTGACTCCATTGCTGACAGTGGCAGATATTCGTGGCCAAAATGAGAACAAGAACTCTCGTAAAGGCTCAATGTATATTGTTAAACCAAAAATGCATGGTCCAGAAGAAGTTGCGTTTGCAGTTGAATTATTTGAGCGTGCTGAACAAGCTATTGGCTTACCAGCAAAATCACTCAAAATTGGTATTATGGATGAAGAACGTCGTACCTCTGTAAACTTGAAAAACTGTATTGCTGCTGCGAAAGACCGCACTATCTTTATTAACACAGGTTTTATGGACCGTACCGGTGACGAAATCCATACATCTATGGAAGCTGCGCCAGTTGTTCGTAAAGAAGCCGTTAAAACCCAAAAATGGATTGCTGCTTACGAAAACCGTAACGTTGCAATTGGTTTAGCATGTGGTTTACAAGGTAAAGCGCAAATTGGTAAAGGTATGTGGCCAAAGCCAGATAGCATGAAAGATATGTTGGCGACTAAGACAGCTCATCCAAATGCAGGTGCAACTTGTGCATGGGTTCCATCTCCAACAGGTGCGGTGCTTCATGCTTTGCACTACCATCAAATCAACGTAAAAGCACGTCAAGATGTATTGGCTGCTGAAGATATGTTGACTTTAGATGACTTGTTAACGCCGCCATTCGCACCAGAAACAAACTGGACTGCGGAAGAACTAAACAACGAACTTGAAAATAACTGTCAAGGTATCTTGGGTTATGTGGTTCGTTGGGTAGACTTGGGTGTTGGTTGTTCTAAAGTGCCAGACATTAACAACGTTGGCTTAATGGAAGATCGTGCAACTTTACGTATCTCTTCTCAACACGTTGCAAACTGGTTACGTCACGGTATCGTT
This window harbors:
- a CDS encoding malate synthase G; the protein is MTARIQKGKLAIAKELYDFIENEALPGTGLDSETYWKNFEQVVVDLSPKNKALLAKRDDLQAKIDEWHRNNKFELNAYKAFLTEIGYLVPEVADFEVTTENVDEEIALLAGPQLVVPVRNARYSLNAANARWGSLYDALYGTDVISEEGGAEKGKGYNPVRGDKVIAFAKNFLNQTFPLAQGSHEDATKYAIVNNGLVVTLKDGSTTSLAHESQFVGFNGEAANPTEIVLLNNGLHVIIEIDANSPVGKTDAAGVKDLTLEAAVTTIQDLEDSVAAVDAEEKVEGYRNWLGLMKGDLQESIEKNGKTVTRTLNKDRTVQNLIGGTTTLHGRSLMLLRNVGHLMTNPAILVEGEEVFEGIMDALVTPLLTVADIRGQNENKNSRKGSMYIVKPKMHGPEEVAFAVELFERAEQAIGLPAKSLKIGIMDEERRTSVNLKNCIAAAKDRTIFINTGFMDRTGDEIHTSMEAAPVVRKEAVKTQKWIAAYENRNVAIGLACGLQGKAQIGKGMWPKPDSMKDMLATKTAHPNAGATCAWVPSPTGAVLHALHYHQINVKARQDVLAAEDMLTLDDLLTPPFAPETNWTAEELNNELENNCQGILGYVVRWVDLGVGCSKVPDINNVGLMEDRATLRISSQHVANWLRHGIVTRAQVEEVLKRMAVIVDQQNANDPLYTPMAPNFDGIAFQAASDLIFKGAEQPSGYTEPLLHAARLKLKGYTGD